AATATTCCATGTCATTCATATTTTCAGCTGGAAACtccatttaaagtgcccatattatgctcattttcaggttcataattgtattttgaggttgtaccagaataggtttacatggtttaatttaaaaaaaaacaccatatttttgttgtactgcacattgctgcagctcctcttttgaccctgtgtgttgagctctcagctacagagtgaggcatcacacttctatcccatctttgttgggagtcgcacatgcgcagtagctaggtaaggactactagctagaagctagcgctgctaacggttagccacctcgttctcaatggcaaaacactgccaCAACACCATAGacctacttacatgtccctcatctgcaggtattccacgcaaagttggaagtgcgccctcttTTAAAAGAAGTATcacggctaatcctgccttgtactgaccgaagttgaagaaacagctagctgatttgggagcgtgtctatgttccccCGGTCCTATGTTTTCTGGGTCTTATGTTCCCCTCTTTGAGactgttactttttccaccattactgccaaattccatggcaaatagggttagggttagggttagacctaaccctaaccctaaatagGACCCTGgcaacataggacccggggaacatagggatgaccccGCTGAtttggtattagctaaagtgttTAGCACACGccaaatgtttcggccgatgACGTAGACAGtcctgcagattttgaccagctcacccggagactgaaggcaggatacattcagaaacccgtatctcactcaaaacagcatggatgattattttcataatatcggcactttaaactttaaaatgttccacaTCTTTCATACATTCCGGGTAGGATTCAACTTTCAAAATCCCATTAAAacttacaaaacaaaatgttaaacttcATTTGAAGCTTAGTAAAAATTACCTCAGATTTTTACATTAGTGGTTGTGCTAACAGTTGTGCGCACACTATGCCGGCATaggtatcccacaatgcaatgcggtagtAACGTCACGTAACGTTCATAACAGACACACGGACAGCAACCAAGGCAGCTCTGTAACGTCAAAAACGCTTCAATTTACATTCATACATATAACGTTTTTTGTCACATGCGACTGCTGGAATAGTTGCTTGCATTTTTAAGTAATTTAAGCATTATTAGAGCGGAGTTTGGCAGGGGTTACCGTGGTTTGCGTCTCCAacctggcttttgtttgatatctagTTTCGGCAATAAATGCCTGTGATGTGTTCATACTAACACCAAGTCAGTTTaatagaggagagagaagatgaTGGTCTGTGCATCTTTCTGTTGCCTTTATTTACATGCCATAAAGCCACCTAACAAGCTGTGCACGTGCAAACTGTCAAATAAAACAGGCTTAATCTGCAGAATGAATAGTCAAATACTCATATTGAACAGCCAAATCCAATTTGACTGACACAAGTCTGAGTTGGGTACAGCCCTACTCTTCATAGATAATTTACCATTTAAAACATAGGAAAATGTTTGCTCTTTCATACAATGTATTTATGGAAGCAAAACAGATTTACATATTTGGCACTGTGAGCCTGAAAGTGACAGGAGTAACCAGGAAGGGCCACGTTGACTCCCGTGCAAACTGAGGCCAGCCATTTCGGAAGGAGAGTAGACAGTGCCAATTCTCACATTCAAATTTTAAAGCCAGCAATGCAGTCTAGCGTCAGCTTTTCAACAAACCTTAAATATTCAACATATTCAACTTTCATACATTATGGGCATTATTCAACTTTAAAAGCCGGCAATTCAGTTTAGCTTTTCAACATCCAGCATTCATTACACCACTATTTCTAttgttttactattttaatatCTTATACTTGAGATGGTGGCTCAGTAAAAATGTGATTACAACAGACTGCTTTGGCATGGAACCATTAGCATTATTGATtgtgcaccacacacacacacacacacacacacacacacacacacacacacacacacacatacgcccaAAAACAAGTGTGAGCGTGTATAGTATAAATCGCTTCAGAAATTACCTTCTCTACCTGAAGTCTGAGTTTGCTTGTTGTGAATTACATACAGGGGTTTTAGATTTTCTATTTTTGGTAGGAAATGTTTGATTATAGATCAGAGCCATACAGAAAAtgtggggggagagagagagagagagagagagagagagagagagagagatgacatgcagcaaaggctcCCCAGTTGGATTCAACCAGGGACATTGTGAGTTTCATTGTACGGGTCTTAGCCATCATTCCACTGTGATGTCCCAGTGACATTTGTAATGATTTAACAGTTTTTTCTCatatattttcatgtttttgtagTTCAGTCTTGGTCGAGTGGGATGAAATTTTAATGATTTTATAGATGTCTAACTTAAATCAACAGTCATGTTAAAACCTTAAGTAATCACCTCTTCTTTCATACTATTtcacagtgttttgttttttttaaagtgtgctTGTTTGGTGATTGCACCATTTTGAGTATGTAACCAATTACTTTTACTCTTAAAGTGTTTTTGAATTTTGTAGGCCTTTTGcatttattaatacatacatTTGAACTTAATCTCTTAATCGCTTCgcatcgtgcctaacaggctactattttgaccctttgccgcactttgccatacttcctcgtaacacatccggCCTCATAAAAACACGTAGATGTGTGATGCTTCTCACCTCTGAATattgagtacagcccctttaaacgTAATTACAGTACATACTCTAGGCTGGATTTGGCAtagactttttaaaaaatgatcttgatcctttttcttttatgtTCAAGGACATAACCGTTGCTTACTGCAAATAagagtttgtgtatttgtgtcttcATCATATATGAAAAATAATGAGCTCTATGATAATAAACCAGCTTATCTGGCTTCTTGTCAATTACTGAACAATTGTTATGTTTTAATGTACACTGACTCTAAATGTATTTGATATGGTATACCTTAATAAAGTTCACATATTACAAAGTTTCACATGTAATATATTTCATGTATCGGGGCAAATATTTTTCCAACCGTGTTCTTAACTAAATCTTCTTACTTAAAAGTCCTAAAAGTATTTACCTAAGTTTCCTGATACAAATTAACATTACAGTACCCAAGTATTTTTTAGAAGGTTAGGCATGTTAGTAGGCTTGTGTGAAACAGAACACATCAGTGTAAAGATTGTTTAATTTGCAGCTTTGTACACACTCTAATTCAGCCTTGGATTCCCACAGATGATACACTGTACATCTTGGGCAGATCTGTATTTTGTTTATGTTGCATTTTGTTATCACAATTCATTTTTCTTTCCCATCATCAGTCAGTGCACTCTGAGAGTGCTGAAAAAAAGCATCTCTCTACGAAACAGTGTATGCAAGGTTTGCTGTAATAACTGCCCTTCGTGTCTTAACAGGTTCAGTaaggtgtgtttttatttaggaATAATGGTAATTGCAGGTATTCATGTAAGCAAATTCCTGCTGACTGATGCAGGAAAATGGAACACGCATTGTTGTTGCATAAGTTTGTCTGTTTTGGGTGTGTGCATTGGTTAGCAGCTGTTGGTACCAAGAAGTTATAAATGAGTACACAATAGTAGAAATGTTACCACAATAATGGCTTTACTGAAAAAAAACGTAGGTTTCCTGATAGGTCCTCCAGGTATTTGTAATGCAACACTTAAATGCAATGCTTCCACATTTCTGTAATAAGCGCTGACATTGACAAATATGACTGAACCTCActgctaaaaaacaacaactcagtTCTCAATCTCAACATGCTTTCCTACACATATGGTCAACAGATTTAACAAATGGACTCCCATCTTCTCCGTTTAAAGCTGCTATATTTAGTTACTTTTGTCAAACACAATCTTACATTCATTTAAGGTGACTTCTGATCTATTAGGTTCACTGCGGTAATATAATGCATCTTGATTGTATCTCCACTTCGCATACATTGCTGTTATCGACTTTGTGAATAAtgagtatatttttttaattacagtttttcttgattgctttgatgcagcagtcaactcaaactccacattttcaaaacagttaacacacaggccgaaacagtggcactcatggtctAAACggcacattttgtttgcaaaaggctctaactgtgccaaaacatttaaaatatgcaataaaAGCAAATTTagccttcaaacaacacaacttgcaaacaagtgtatgagctcttccaatcaaccattacacagtgaacaacaaaatacaaaatatagcACTCAGTGtgaatcagtgcaccattgcttgtcattgtagcctattactgtacgtagctttcatgccagtgccATTTgttgccttcttgcaaagaattggatccagactcagaaatgctttgatgcaaattttattgattccaacttattttcaaactgtggctgaaaactgaaatactgtaaatattacacaaaatacatgtaaaccaaaccaagataaaatctattagagtataagaaattaagaaaattaaaataaaatctattacagtaaagtataaacatctattactgtggagtataagaaatagccactattgatactcagtctcttctgtcttgacgatggggccacatggcctaacgctgcagactgattgctaattgaagatttgtgtgaaggagtgtcaaacaggtgcttcagtgatttcatactgatgtaggtagtttctaatagttaggaacagatgcTTTCTGTTTGGTaaccatagctaaaacaatggagtttggactgcttgaatgacatccgtgttaactgttATGCAAAAGGGTGGGGGGGAAAAttgtgtcaatccaatgagaaagggttaacacatttgcaagaggtgtcttctgctctgctgagacagtgacgatgaaaaccgagtggatcccagtttctttaagcaggtcaaagcaatcaagaaaaattGTAATGAATTTGGATGACTACATGGTTCAGCAGTATCATGATAAAAGCCACTTTTACTGAAAGAATACTGATAAACCCTGTTTACTATCATTTGGTGAAGTGCCTCATATTGCTTCGTATATTATATGTGCTGATCTTAAGATGATTGCCAGTCTTGTGGCTTTAGAATACACTGCGAATGGCTATAATACAGAAATATGTGTCAGTAAAAAAATTGTCTACTATGAGAGATCTTTTTGTAATTGCAGGATGAATCCTGTTGCACATACAACATTGTGAATAAGTCTCACTAATTGAAGTGTGGATATAAAAAGCTTTTAGGTTTCTTCCTCACACGGGCAGCAGCAGGTGTAGTCAACTTGGTTTTGTGATGGTAACAATAGATTTCATTTATTGTCCAGTTTCTCAGCAAAAATAAAATAGTATAAAAATGTCCATAGAAACCTCTGAAAGACCTGCAGCATAGTCTACTCCACTGTGTTTATGTGGCTTTATGACCTTAATGTAGGACAAAAGAAATATCTTAAACATAATCACTATTTGAAACCACATGACCAGAAATGTGTTTCTAAAATCACGAAACTAAGGAAACGTACCGTTATATACAGTAGATGCATGAAAATGAAAGCAAATCGGAGTCCCGAAAATTCGGgggcctgggtagctcacctgctggagcgtgcgccccatgtgcgGAGGTTCAGTCCTCACCGCAGCAGCGGCGAGTTCGgttctgacctgctgccctttgctgcatgtagttcctcctttttctcccatTTCATGCCTaatctgtcctatcaaataaaggcctaaaatgccaaaagaacataatctttaaaaaataaaaaaaaagtccagaaaATGCTTATAATTTCAGAATTTATTCTGGTCATAGAAAACATGACAATTtggcattttaaataaataaaaaacatttttaaaagaccGTACAACAATGTTAGCAAACAACATGAGAATATGTTCACATTAATTTCTTTAATTCAGTCTGTCCCTTTATTCTTTGACATGGGCAGTGGACAATAAGAGAAAACCTTAGAGAATTTGGCATGCATTTACTGTAACATGGTCTTAAATATTGAATTTTGCTCAGTAGTTTTCCAGAGGAAACTCCACACTGAGTGTCTGCTATACATCTCCTGTTATGTAAAGCTACATTATAACAGCGTGTGTAACaaagacatttgaaaaaaatatatatatttggcaTTGATTTAAGCCAATTGTTGAAACACTGAAATGTCTCAGAATATTGTAAACTCAGCACCATTTAATAAAGAAACAAAGGTAATCAAAGCCCTTAACAAAAAACTTATAATTAATGAACTATTTTCACTGAAATactcttaaagcgtaactctcgccaaaatacaacctagggtctttttgtgaatgtacccgagtcaaactttcatttaaaagcttatttaggacggaatcgccacttttaagatttaccgtattttcgtttttcggtcatatggccttttgaatgggagtgctagggacacttctATGCTAGCcttaaaatagctatttttaaggctcgacacaacatgaaactttgctcgaagtatcatcagggtctctacaccttaacgaaagcattgacaacattgtttgtgtactcagagtttactaaaaagaaaggtttttgaGCAACTACgagaaaatacggtaaatcttaaaagtggcgattccatcctaaatatgcttttaaacaaaagtttgactcgggtacattcacaaaaagaccctaggttgcattttggcgagagttaggcTTTAAATATGGAAATTACATTACGTGAATGTGACCATGAAACGTGTTTGTAAATTCTCTTACAGGTATAAGCACTAAATGTTTATGAACACAATTGGTAAATGTATGCATGCTTAAATCTTACAGATAGCAAAGGCATAATTCTTAGGCACGGATAAACACGTTTTTGTTTCCTTTCAACTCTGACCTTCTTCTAGCTTTCATTTAAGTACAgaagcttgtttttttttttctttaaaatgtaccTATCTTATCATCAAAtactccacacacagtatcaaGCTACATGAGAGTTTTGCGGATAACAATCAGTTATTGCCACTTAAACATTTCAGCAAGCTACAACAGTCAAAAGCAATGGCATTGTGATGGTGTATATCAATGAGCTAAAGTGTGGTAGTGAATACAATCATTTGAATTTCAGACAATCATAATAGCAGCGCTGACTGGAGTTTCAGTGGTGCGACGTTTGTattcaaagacaaaaaaaaaatcaagttcaCAGGTCAGGGGATGTTGAGTCACCGGTTAACCCAGGGAGTGCTGCTTCTTCAGGCTGTCTGAGCGCCTCACTCTCTCCTCTGGGGTCTTTCTGTACCAGCTCCTGAGAGGAAACAGACACTGTCATGCTTTTCTGACTTTACAGGCATCGGTAAAAGCCTAAATTCATACATCTATGTACACTGTTGCCTTTAGGGAGAGGTGATTAAAATGGTGTTGGAATTAcagttaattatttaaattgacaaaatgttactgatatatgatatgatatgcaAGTTAGCAAAGTCTGACATCCACTACTGGGTATTTTCAGATCAGTGAATTATAAACAATATATGAAATGTAAAAAGTGTAATGCATTGGCCTGGTCAATCAGGACAGGAGCAAACCAACAAGCCAATCAACATTTCCTCAGTACTGGAGCGAAGAATGTATCTCGAATAATGTACAGTTTATGTGATTTATGATAGCAAGATAAGGCACTTTGCAATTATGGTGAAACAAGTATAAACTGACCCCTGGCGGTTCAGCTGGCCTGGGACAGGAGAATGTTGCCCTTGGCTTGGCTTCAGGACTCtgggaaaggaaaaaaatgatAGAGTTAATTTTCTGGGACaatgaacaaaataaaaacaaggggTTACAAAATTCCCACAGCTGTGTTTGGCACCTGTTGGTAGTGGGGCTCTTTGGCTTCTGCTGCATCTTCCTAGCCTGTGCTGGGGATTGACCAACCCTGAAGGATTAGCAAATACATACAATAAACAACACTGCTGATCACTGGATATTATCATTGAAAACATTCGCATTTAAAACCAGATCCCATCTGCTATGTAAGGATGTGTTCCTCTTTCCCATCTCACCTCTTTTTCCTGTCCAGAGACCTTTGTGTGGCGGCAGACAGAACCACTCTCTCCTTGGGGCACTTGGCTTTCTCCTGCAGGTTCGACACAGTCAGTAAAGAACATTGTTTAGAATAGAAGTAACTGACATTGACAGACAAGGCATGATTAGGTTGCCACAGAACAGGGTTTCTCCACTGTAAGTCACTTTTTAAATTTGGTAATCAAGGTTCTATATAAATACAGCtcatcattattttattttaaggtaGACCAATTATAATTAATCTTAAATAAAGTTGCTGAGTCATGACTGTCTTGATTTAACTTTGGTATATATTACACAAATTGTCCAAACAAATGCTTCAGTGCAAGATCAAACTCAAGTTAGTTTTTAAGTTCATGCTGAGAGTAAAAAGAAGtctggattttctttttaatgtcttcTGATTAAATATCACTATGGGGTTGATTGCAAGCCTGTATTTTCAGGTTACCATTTCTCGTAGCTTCCTCTCTGCTCGGAGCTCCCTTTCCTGCTGCAGCAATGCTAATCGACCCCCCAGAGGCATTTCAAAGAAGATGTCATGGATGTCATAAAGGGCTGCACGTAACTGAGGGACAAAAGATCCACgcataaacacaaagaaagatggACCTCTGCTGTCTATAGACAGTAactacacattcatacctgggcTCTAACTCTGCCCTGCAGGGAGCGATCTTCTGCTGAGCAGAGGCCTCTCTTCTGTGGAGCTTCAGTCTGGAATGAACGGATGAATTCCTGGGTATCctaagcacacatacacacaggacacattcaTAAACATAGTTTTTCCCCAGTTACTAACACGACGATTAGTTGTGCACAtgctttttgtgtgtatgtgagagtgttATCTCACCGTGATGGTCTGGCGCAGGTGTCTGACCTTCTCTGTTTTGAGCAGTCTGCGAGTGAGGAAGCCGCGAATGATTGCGCCGATTCGACAGAACgctctctgctgctgtgatGTCAGAACCTGGAGAACACGACAAGTACACAAGAAAATGGGAATGtgaagagagaaacacagagagggtTTGAGAAACAAAGGTCCATCTATTGTATAAACACATGCAGTCACACAACCTCTTGTCTACTTGAGCATACCCACCAGACTTAGCCTTGCTCGAGGTTTGCTAACTGTCCATGTGGGCCCCCACAGATAGACGGGAGACTGGACAGAGGGAGAAGATACACTGGAACTTTCAGGACTGGGGAAACCttgagaaagaaacaaaaacacttttgtTTAAGTTGTTTTAGGTGACATCTCTATTTTGTTCAGTCCATGTGAGAGGAAGCCACAAGTGATGGCACCactttatcttttttaaatgatgttaaatgttaaatgattGTTAATTGTAAATGTTAAATGAGAAGTTGTCCTGTACAGTAGTAAATACAAAATGTAGCTTAGAATATAGACAGAAAGCTCCAGTATTATGTTTTAGGTTTTCAAAAAGGGCACAAAAAAACTCGGGCACGATTTCTCcacaatggacctttttcacagcagacattttgacttgtcatagtaggaaaagcacagctgaaattgataaccttaacgatggctcactttcatcaagtgtcccagtaagtaatttcagtgagtcagcgtgcacaataccagggcctctactaagtggaatgcagccatcattaatggttttgaatacacctgtgcttttcctactatgacgtgtcaacatgtctgcggtgaaaaaggtccataccCTTCTGTCTCTAAGTATGCAGCCTTTTATCACAACTGTTTTACAAACTTTAACACAGTAATAAGTGTGCGTGTTGAAGCGGTACCTTTACTGTGTCCAGGTGATCGCTCAGATGGTGTGTGGGCAGGGCTTAGTCCCGGGCAGGAGGGGCTCACAACAGGACGGCTGTCACTCACAGACCTACAATTCCACCCACAAACATCCCCACTCAAAGGCCGCACACCCCCCTGCTCCCTcagtcttctctctgtctcctccagctccttaacattacagtacacacacacacacaaacattcctCAGTATAGtatatttctttctatttatgattgttgttttactatttatttcttgtctttttaGATTTATGTTACTGGGTGAACTGCTGCTaaacatttctgattctgattcagtaCTTTAACCTTAAGCAAAAGAGAATCAATTCACACTTCTGTTGCAActaaacaacaaaatacatttagtaaATTGTGTTGTTGCTTTTCTTGGGAATTTGTAAAATAACGGATAAAAtactccacaaaaaaaaaattggtatcTACTTCTATTAGACTAGATATTGTGTAATTCCATGTGCTGACCAGACGGAGGcgctgttgttctttctcctgCTCAGCCAAGAGCAGAGACATCTGCAAGACATGCTCCTCCTCCAGACGCCTCTGCATGTCCTCCAGAGCCTGTGCTCGCCTCTGGGTCTCCTCTGTTGATgtgcacaaataaataaacgtAAAATCATTTATCTTTTAAAGTTTTCATCATTTCCCTTCACTTTTCCTTTCTCCATCATACAGTGTCTAACCTAAAAGCTGCAATGGGAGAAACAGTGGAAATTACACAATTTACCTCTGTAGATTTTAGTAAATATAAGAGAGACTCACCTGTCTTGCTGGCCTGTGCCTCAGCTGCATTTCTGGACAGGACAGTTGGTGTGATCCGTCCATTGTTTGTCCCTTGAGTGTCGTCAGGCTCCATCTTGAGTGTGACCTGAGCCATGTCAGGAGACATGCGGGGCCTCAGCAGAGATGGTGAGGGAATATCTACCTCATACGACTGGTTTAAAGGGGCTGCAGGTGTGCGCCAACTTGGAGCCTTCCATGTGACTCCTGCCATGAAGCGAGGAACCCTTTCCTGGCTGCGGTCTATGTGCTCAACTCCAGAGTGGTAGCTATGCAGCTGGCTGTCCAGGGTGTGGCAGCGCCGGCGAAATCCTGCAGCCAGATGGTCATGGTGTCCCTTCGGGCTAAGCCCTGAGGCACTACCGGGGCTACAGGTCTCCTGCACTGGACTGGTACCACAGTGGCTGGATCGACGATCGCCACTCCTGCTAGCACCACCACCACTTTCACTTCCCACTGAGCCCCAGTGATCGGGGGACTTTACAGCCCCTGAGAGAGTCTCTCCCCAATCTGCCATGCCAGCACCTTCCCCTGACCTTCTTGGGCTTCGGGGAATAAGGTCTGCTGGGCCGATAGGAAATGAAATATGGATATTTCCTGTAGAAAATGGGCGGGGTCTGCGTTTCTGTGCATGGGGACTAATGCTGGACTCTGGACTGGGGAGACGAGCAAACCGGTCAGGTAGACTAGGTGAGAGGCAGCCAGACTGTTGGGGACTGTGGTCGTAGAGAGTCTGATGCTGGATTTGGGTCTGAGGTTGGCCAATAGGGCTATGGTGCAGACTGAACCCAAACTCAACGCCCGTGTCCCCCATGGGACTGCAGCTCTTATTCTCCTTGTCAGAGACAGTCTCCGGCGGCGGATTCCTGGTGGCTGTGTGGACGATTTTTGACCCCTGCTGACTCTGCTCTCTCTTCACATATTCCCTTGATCTCTTAAGAAGACTGTCCAAACTaatgtcctcctcctcctcctctccctcctcttcctcctcactcTTCTCTTCCCTCTCCACCACCAcatccttcactgccttgcagCCATTGAGGATGGGGGTCTCAGAGCACGTAGTGGCAGGCTCATCATTTGTCTGAAGCCCAAATCCAGGGATTGTGGGAAGTCCAGGAGAGTCAATGACCAGGGTGTAGCCACTGACTGTCGCAGATTTAGAAACTGGCATCTTTTCAACATCTTCACTTGGTACTGTATGTGCCTGTACAGAGACAATAAGTAATGATGACCAATCATCAAATAATTGATTAAATAAAAAGGGACTATAAAGAATGACCAGCTGATGGAGTTATACGCCCAAAACTGGAGTGGTTTAAAGCAGTTCACTCATCAATGACATATTAAcaattaaaaggaaataaaatagGAAACCCAGTGCTAGTTCTCAACAAATTGTCAGGTGCCTAAACTAAAAAGTCACTCATCAAGTAACCAAATTAAGAATAACTATTCTAAAGTCTGAATACTATTGTATGCCTAAACCCAATCCTAACCCTAGGCCCTAGCCTTCCAACATGAAAAATCTAAGAAGCCTAAAGTtaatcttaaagtgctcatattatgctcattttcaggttcataattgtattttgaggttatatcagaataggtttacatggtttaattttcaacacTATAATTTtgtcgtactgcacattgctgcagctcattttttcaccctgtgtgttgagctctctgttttagctacagagtgaggcatcacacttcttttccatctttgttgggagtcgcacatgcgcagtagctaggtaaggactaccagccaatcagaagcagagtatgagggcgtgccacgctagcagctaggcgagcattataacatgtgttacaaag
This window of the Sander lucioperca isolate FBNREF2018 chromosome 21, SLUC_FBN_1.2, whole genome shotgun sequence genome carries:
- the LOC116059688 gene encoding centriolar coiled-coil protein of 110 kDa isoform X1, with translation MCGCPEMESYEDFCLRSLAILQEEGKFKKTTFEPLWSLKALSVIRFHGRAVLSPLLSAEQRSEMCDYRRRAVQLEVDRQNQQNNNLLARVQDILDQAQAHTVPSEDVEKMPVSKSATVSGYTLVIDSPGLPTIPGFGLQTNDEPATTCSETPILNGCKAVKDVVVEREEKSEEEEEGEEEEEDISLDSLLKRSREYVKREQSQQGSKIVHTATRNPPPETVSDKENKSCSPMGDTGVEFGFSLHHSPIGQPQTQIQHQTLYDHSPQQSGCLSPSLPDRFARLPSPESSISPHAQKRRPRPFSTGNIHISFPIGPADLIPRSPRRSGEGAGMADWGETLSGAVKSPDHWGSVGSESGGGASRSGDRRSSHCGTSPVQETCSPGSASGLSPKGHHDHLAAGFRRRCHTLDSQLHSYHSGVEHIDRSQERVPRFMAGVTWKAPSWRTPAAPLNQSYEVDIPSPSLLRPRMSPDMAQVTLKMEPDDTQGTNNGRITPTVLSRNAAEAQASKTEETQRRAQALEDMQRRLEEEHVLQMSLLLAEQEKEQQRLRLVSTWNYTISSLIEELEETERRLREQGGVRPLSGDVCGWNCRSVSDSRPVVSPSCPGLSPAHTPSERSPGHSKGFPSPESSSVSSPSVQSPVYLWGPTWTVSKPRARLSLVLTSQQQRAFCRIGAIIRGFLTRRLLKTEKVRHLRQTITDTQEFIRSFQTEAPQKRGLCSAEDRSLQGRVRAQLRAALYDIHDIFFEMPLGGRLALLQQERELRAERKLREMEKAKCPKERVVLSAATQRSLDRKKRVGQSPAQARKMQQKPKSPTTNRCQTQLVLKPSQGQHSPVPGQLNRQGSWYRKTPEERVRRSDSLKKQHSLG
- the LOC116059688 gene encoding centriolar coiled-coil protein of 110 kDa isoform X3 is translated as MCGCPEMESYEDFCLRSLAILQEEGKFKKTTFEPLWSLKALSVIRFHGRAVLSPLLSAEQRSEMCDYRRRAVQLEVDRQNQQNNNLLARVQDILDQAQAHTVPSEDVEKMPVSKSATVSGYTLVIDSPGLPTIPGFGLQTNDEPATTCSETPILNGCKAVKDVVVEREEKSEEEEEGEEEEEDISLDSLLKRSREYVKREQSQQGSKIVHTATRNPPPETVSDKENKSCSPMGDTGVEFGFSLHHSPIGQPQTQIQHQTLYDHSPQQSGCLSPSLPDRFARLPSPESSISPHAQKRRPRPFSTGNIHISFPIGPADLIPRSPRRSGEGAGMADWGETLSGAVKSPDHWGSVGSESGGGASRSGDRRSSHCGTSPVQETCSPGSASGLSPKGHHDHLAAGFRRRCHTLDSQLHSYHSGVEHIDRSQERVPRFMAGVTWKAPSWRTPAAPLNQSYEVDIPSPSLLRPRMSPDMAQVTLKMEPDDTQGTNNGRITPTVLSRNAAEAQASKTEETQRRAQALEDMQRRLEEEHVLQMSLLLAEQEKEQQRLRLELEETERRLREQGGVRPLSGDVCGWNCRSVSDSRPVVSPSCPGLSPAHTPSERSPGHSKGFPSPESSSVSSPSVQSPVYLWGPTWTVSKPRARLSLVLTSQQQRAFCRIGAIIRGFLTRRLLKTEKVRHLRQTITDTQEFIRSFQTEAPQKRGLCSAEDRSLQGRVRAQLRAALYDIHDIFFEMPLGGRLALLQQERELRAERKLREMEKAKCPKERVVLSAATQRSLDRKKRVGQSPAQARKMQQKPKSPTTNRCQTQLVLKPSQGQHSPVPGQLNRQGSWYRKTPEERVRRSDSLKKQHSLG
- the LOC116059688 gene encoding centriolar coiled-coil protein of 110 kDa isoform X2 produces the protein MCGCPEMESYEDFCLRSLAILQEEGKFKKTTFEPLWSLKALSVIRFHGRAVLSPLLSAEQRSEMCDYRRRAVQLEVDRQNQQNNNLLARVQDILDQAQAHTVPSEDVEKMPVSKSATVSGYTLVIDSPGLPTIPGFGLQTNDEPATTCSETPILNGCKAVKDVVVEREEKSEEEEEGEEEEEDISLDSLLKRSREYVKREQSQQGSKIVHTATRNPPPETVSDKENKSCSPMGDTGVEFGFSLHHSPIGQPQTQIQHQTLYDHSPQQSGCLSPSLPDRFARLPSPESSISPHAQKRRPRPFSTGNIHISFPIGPADLIPRSPRRSGEGAGMADWGETLSGAVKSPDHWGSVGSESGGGASRSGDRRSSHCGTSPVQETCSPGSASGLSPKGHHDHLAAGFRRRCHTLDSQLHSYHSGVEHIDRSQERVPRFMAGVTWKAPSWRTPAAPLNQSYEVDIPSPSLLRPRMSPDMAQVTLKMEPDDTQGTNNGRITPTVLSRNAAEAQASKTEETQRRAQALEDMQRRLEEEHVLQMSLLLAEQEKEQQRLRLVSTWNYTISSLIEELEETERRLREQGGVRPLSGDVCGWNCRSVSDSRPVVSPSCPGLSPAHTPSERSPGHSKGFPSPESSSVSSPSVQSPVYLWGPTWTVSKPRARLSLVLTSQQQRAFCRIGAIIRGFLTRRLLKTEKVRHLRQTITDTQEFIRSFQTEAPQKRGLCSAEDRSLQGRVRAQLRAALYDIHDIFFEMPLGGRLALLQQERELRAERKLREMEKAKCPKERVVLSAATQRSLDRKKRVGQSPAQARKMQQKPKSPTTNRVLKPSQGQHSPVPGQLNRQGSWYRKTPEERVRRSDSLKKQHSLG